One region of Bacterioplanoides sp. SCSIO 12839 genomic DNA includes:
- the mqo gene encoding malate dehydrogenase (quinone), whose amino-acid sequence MNNRPRRLTMTKKHVDALLVGSGVMSTTLATLLKKLDPSLNILMVERLDEIAAESTDGWNNAGTGHAGYCELNYTPENAKGEVEIERALAINANFEVSLQLWSSLIASGDLPAPQQFINPTPHISFVWGKDNVEFLRKRYQKLSVHPLFADMEYSEDPAVLQQWMPLVMAERGQDEAVAATRVSYGADIDFGSLTRNLVNNLEQQNGFDLLLNHEVSQLNKSADHWQVVVKNRITRQAETIQAKFVFLGAGGGALPLLQKSNIPESKGYGGFPVSGQWLVCQNPDVIKQHHAKVYGKAAIGAPPMSVPHLDTRIINGKSALLFGPYAGFTTQFLKQGSKLDLIKSVSANNLLPMMQVGLNNMDLTRYLISEVMQSHEDRIKTLQQYLPAAKASDWSLAHAGQRVQIIKKDENGKGKLEFGTELVAAADGSLAALLGASPGASVAAKAMIEVLERCFEQQMNSGWQQRLKQLIPSYGESLIDNAQLLEQVRSHTLYTLGLRPADESEKPIAM is encoded by the coding sequence CTGAATAACAGGCCCAGGAGACTGACGATGACCAAAAAACACGTTGATGCCTTACTAGTCGGCAGTGGTGTCATGAGCACAACACTGGCCACTTTACTGAAGAAGCTTGATCCATCACTGAATATTTTGATGGTTGAGCGCCTCGACGAGATTGCCGCCGAAAGTACCGATGGCTGGAACAACGCCGGTACTGGCCATGCGGGTTATTGTGAACTCAACTACACCCCGGAAAATGCCAAGGGTGAGGTTGAAATAGAACGTGCATTAGCCATCAACGCTAATTTCGAAGTCTCTTTGCAACTCTGGTCTTCTCTTATTGCTTCCGGTGATTTACCGGCACCACAACAGTTTATCAACCCAACCCCACACATCAGCTTTGTTTGGGGTAAAGACAACGTTGAATTTTTACGCAAACGCTACCAGAAGTTGTCGGTTCATCCATTATTTGCCGATATGGAATACAGCGAAGATCCGGCGGTTTTACAACAATGGATGCCACTGGTGATGGCCGAGCGAGGTCAGGATGAAGCGGTTGCCGCTACCCGTGTGAGCTATGGCGCGGATATCGACTTTGGCTCGCTGACCCGTAATCTGGTGAATAACCTGGAGCAGCAGAACGGTTTTGACCTGCTGCTGAATCACGAAGTCAGCCAGCTCAACAAATCTGCAGATCATTGGCAGGTTGTGGTTAAGAACCGCATCACCCGCCAGGCCGAAACCATTCAGGCGAAGTTTGTGTTTTTAGGTGCTGGCGGCGGTGCTTTGCCGTTGCTGCAAAAATCCAACATCCCTGAAAGCAAAGGTTACGGCGGTTTCCCGGTATCAGGCCAATGGTTGGTCTGTCAGAACCCGGACGTTATAAAACAACATCACGCTAAGGTGTACGGCAAAGCAGCCATCGGTGCACCACCAATGTCGGTTCCTCATTTGGATACCCGCATTATTAATGGCAAGTCCGCCTTGTTATTTGGCCCATACGCCGGATTTACCACGCAGTTTTTAAAGCAAGGTTCGAAGCTGGATCTGATCAAATCCGTCAGCGCCAATAATCTGCTGCCGATGATGCAGGTTGGTCTGAACAATATGGATCTGACGCGTTATTTAATCAGTGAAGTGATGCAGTCGCATGAAGACCGAATTAAAACTCTGCAGCAATATTTACCAGCGGCGAAGGCAAGCGATTGGAGCTTAGCGCACGCCGGACAACGTGTGCAGATCATCAAAAAAGATGAAAACGGCAAAGGCAAACTGGAATTTGGTACCGAGCTGGTTGCCGCAGCGGATGGCTCTCTGGCTGCATTATTAGGCGCGTCGCCCGGTGCTTCGGTTGCCGCCAAAGCCATGATTGAAGTACTGGAACGCTGCTTTGAGCAACAGATGAACTCAGGCTGGCAACAGCGTCTGAAACAGTTGATTCCTTCTTATGGTGAATCTCTGATTGATAACGCTCAACTGCTGGAGCAGGTGCGTTCACACACCTTATATACGCTGGGGTTACGCCCGGCTGACGAGTCAGAAAAGCCGATTGCTATGTAA